Proteins encoded in a region of the Nicotiana tomentosiformis chromosome 9, ASM39032v3, whole genome shotgun sequence genome:
- the LOC138898768 gene encoding uncharacterized protein, which translates to MFEGAGSETLRNEVNAPSGSLGAIDIGGSPIFSAFSEEAIRESQATRTHEVDEAHGGEDPFRGYFIGVENSTDLSKALSLFDEAQQAFNRALALYQEAFSKSRAELSRCEADLLGFTEERNALKLVSGQKEEKIEDIRAELAKAHQDQTDLIGQVMKILKAYALYSETVDNISISQLQQKVERIEQFREEFNMMKAETLGWKESMDRFVAEKEAARSQLSSVESQLRGMKYKSSAQAKKIEELEARLASELAKAKSEAEKAKAEAKAIVAVYRADAEAAHVQARKAAETAQTRAHWITELAKCQSQRETLEEIQETREQEADAGALASSDDNDDDDGSKGESENGEDLDGEEAAPEEN; encoded by the exons ATGTTTGAAGGGGCTGGCTCTGAGACCCTTCGCAACGAAGTGAACGccccaagtggatcacttggggcaatagatatTGGAGGCTCGCCGATTTTCTCTGCGTTTTCCGAGGAGGCAATTCGGGAGTCCCAAGCTACAAGGACTCACGAAGTAGACGAGGCCCATggaggggaggaccccttccgtgGTTACTTTATCGGGGTCGAGAATTCCACCGACCTGAGTAAAGCATTGAGTCTCTTTGATGAGGCTCAACAAGCCTTCAATCGG GCTTTGGCACTCTATCAGGAGGCATTTTCAAAGTCCCGAGCAGAGCTGAGCCGATGTGAGGCCGACCTCCTAGGGTTCACAgaggagaggaatgcccttaAACTTGTCAGTGGGCAAAAAGAAGAGAAGATCGAGGAcatccgagccgagttggccaaggctcaccaagatcagaccgacctgatcgggcaggtaatgaaaatcttaaaagcttaTGCGCTCTATTCGGAAACGGTAGAtaatatttcaatctcacaaCTACAACAGAAGGTCGAGAGAATCGAACAGTTCCGTGAGGAGTTCAACATGATGAAGGcagagaccttggggtggaaagaaagtatggaccgctttgtTGCTGAAAAGGAGGCTGCTCGATCCCAATTGTCATCGGtcgaaagtcagcttcgaggcatgaagTATAAGAGCTCAGCTCaagcaaagaaaatagaggagctcgaggctcgattggcttccgaacttgcaaaggccaaatctgaagccgaaaaggcaaaggccgaggcaaAGGCGATTGTGGCCGTctaccgggccgatgctgaagccgctcatgTCCAAGCGAGAAAAgcagccgagaccgctcaaactcgagcacattggattactgaactcgccaaatgccaatctcagagggaaaccctcgaggagatccaagAAACTAGAGAGCAAGAAGCTGATGCTGGAGCGTTGGCCTCTtccgatgataatgatgatgatgatggcagcaagggcgagtccgagaatggggaggacctcgatggagaagaagctgcccctgaggaaaattag